The Amphiura filiformis chromosome 1, Afil_fr2py, whole genome shotgun sequence nucleotide sequence AATTTTGCTTCCTCCCCATGTTGGCACATTTTTTCCATGAGGAGTACCATCCAGTGCAATCAATAACAAACTTGAAAAATTATACATCAAGtcatttacaatatcacaatatttCATTTACTACATTGCACCTTAATATATCAATTTGGTTTGCAAAATTGCAGTGCattacatttttaaacaaaattaaattaatgaaCATAGCTAATGGTTTTAATTTCatacataaataataaaaacaaattataagCAAAAATATTAAATGCCCATTTATATACTGGAGCTTCAATTGCATACAATACAACTGGCGTGATTACAAATACTGTACATATATTCATGTTGCGAGGCCAAGTTCATTtgtaccgaaattccttcccacaatgcaaattatgtgtattgcataacaaaggagatggatcaACCCCcaagctgtatctattgttatgcaatatgccaaTTACCTTGTGGAAAGGAATTTTCGGAACTGACTTCCAGTAGAGAAACCCGTAAGCCATGTATTAACCTTAAATTCAAAGTTCAAACTACACATTCATGTTCCATCCATGATAAAATATAGCCTACAACTTGTACTTCGCCTGGAAGACTCCCACCTGCATGCTGTAATAAGGCTCAATTGAACTTAAATGCTCTTTCTCTGTGAAGTGGTGACAGGTTTAATGCTTATAATCATCAGTTCAGAACAGTTTCCATGGAAAACATTTTGAGGCACATAGTGAATATTTACAGTTCGTCTGGAAGAATTTAAGAGTATCTGGAAGAATTTAAGAGTTTCATAAAAACAGGCACAGATAAAAGGCACATGAATTGTAGGTTAAAGAGAAGACAGCTTTGCATAATGTAGGTCACTCGGATGAATACTCCCAACAGTTCTCAGCACTTCTTTCTTTTAGGCACTATTCAGACCCACAGTCATGTTTGTAAACTTGATGAACAAAACCAATTCATTTGGAAGCTTCTGCAGCATGTTCCATATTCCAAACCATAAGATGTCTTCTCTCATGATGCTGCCATTCTTCAGCAACCTGAAACACATCACCGCAAAACTTGCATGGATACCGACGCTTTTGAACTCCACCTACATCAATCAAAATACCGCTGGCATAATTACCAATCAGCGTTGCTGGGACACGAAGACATGCATTTTTGCGCTTGCTTGTCAATGTGGAGTGGCGCTTATTGTTACGATGTACTTTACGATGAGTGGCAATGGAAGATGCTGTTGCAGTGGAGAACACACAAAACTCACACTTGAACTCCTGCTCATAGTTATGCAGACCAAGATGACGTCTTGCTTCTTTTTCACTACAGCTTGAATATGGACACAACACGCACACAAATGGATTCTGTGCATTCACCACGAGATGAGTGTGATCTATTTTGACATGGTTTTTCAAATGATTTTCTGTCTCATAAGTCTTTTGGCAGAGCTGGCATATGGCACCAGGCTGCTGCTGTAGAACTGGCTCTGGTGTCTCATTGTTGTTTTCTTGACTCTGTTTGACTTTTGTAGATGGCTGGATGACTTCAGGAGCCTTTGTAACTTCTGTTGGTATACTTCCTGGTTCAGTTTTGATCTGAAGCATTTGGTCTACTGGTGGAGTATCTTTATTCAAATCTATAGCTTGCTCTTGTTGCTCACCTTGAATATTTCCATCCTCAACAATCTCTTGGATCATTCCTTGCTCGTCTGTTTCTTGTACCTCATCTGCTTTGCTCTTTTtcaaatcatcatcatcttcttccgtTGATTGGCTACCCTGACTTGTACCCTGTTGATCCAATTCTTGAACTTCGTCTAATTTTGTCATTTCCGAATCGCCATGTTTTCCTTCTTGGTTGTCCACTTCTTGAATTTCATCTTGCTTGTTTGCTTCTGGCCCACTTTCTTTATTCCTACTTTTGATCTTTTCTTGCTTGTCCATGACTTCCGAAGACCCACCTGCTTCTTGTATACAAGTATGACGACTCAAAGCATAAAAATGTGATGTCTTGAAGTTACATTCATCACATGTATAGACGTCTTTTTCAAGATGAGAACGCATGTGGGCATCGAGCTGATCTTTGGTTGTACAGAAGCCACACTGAGCACACTGCTTGACATCTCTcagatccttgatcttcatttggATATCTGATTCTTCTATGTGTTCTTGCATCATATGGAGAGTGATGCTACTTTGATGAGTAGTCTTATAAGGACATTGCTTACATTTATATACTTCTGGTACACCTTCTTGTGCAGACACGGTGTGGAGCTGCAGAGGAGTTTCTTGGTGGGTTTTTACTGATGATATCTCACATCTATACTGTCTTCCAGGTGTCATGTGGTTGATGGCATCTTCCACACTCAAACTCTGTTTACCATGATCCCTACTCTTGTGAATTGCAAGAGACTTGCTGTTGACAAATTCACGGTTGCAAACATCGCACTTGACGTTGGTGGTGTTGGTCTTGTGTGATTGTATGTGATGGAGCATCAGTTTCTCATCCAGGGTACAATGGACACATTTTGGACACTGCAAGATCTGCTGCTTGTGGAGTCGATAATGACGCTTCAAATGATGCTTGTAAGCTGTTGCGTAGTTACACTTCTCACAATTGAAGGGTCGCTGCTGTTCATGGACGGTCAATATGTGACGAATCATAAAGCGTTTCTCTGGAGTACGATAACCACAATGATCACACTGGAGAGTCATCTTCTTGTGGAGTCGCTTATGACGCACCATTCTTTCTGGAACCGAGGTGACATACTGGCACATATCACAAGACAATTTACTAACGTTCTTATTGTGAGCTTTAAGCATGTGTTCCTCCAGCCCTTGCTGATCTAATACTGGAAACTGACACTCATCACAGGTAAGCATTTCAGCTCGTTCATGCATTTTGAAGTGTCGCAGATAACTATCCTGCACATTGGTTGTAAAACTACATTCTGTACAGAAGAACCAACCTTCGTCAGAGCCACTGGCAACTTCTACTTTGTTAAACTTCACACTCAGGGATTCAATAATTTCAGCTTCTGTTGGAACTTTTACTTTCTCCTTCTTCTTTTCTCCATTCTCTATCTTCTTCTCATCACCTTTAACCATCTCTATATTTACAGTTCCTTTTCCCGGACCAACCTTATCATCAATTTCACTTTGCTTATCACTGATCTTCACATTGGTCTCACTATTCTCGTCTTTTTCTGGGGATGGACGATCTTTAGATGAAGTCATTCGTAAATCCAAAGCCCCTGCATTCATCCCTGAAGAACCTGGGGCGGTATCAGGTGGTGGCATGGCAACATCTTTCTTCCACAATGGACTCCTTAAAGCCTTCATTTTGTTCTCCTCTCTATCATGACCTCTCTCATGCTTCAGCAAGGTGGTATAGCTACTTGAAGAATAGGTACACTTGTTGCATTTAAACTGATTCTTGGTTGGATGCATCTGTTGGATGTGGTCATACATGTCTTCAGCTTTCTTGAAGCAGGCTGGACATTGGCTACATCTGTACGGGAAATAATCCTTGTGCATGGTTTTATGAAGGCGCAGAGCATTAAAGTTGTAGAATGCCGACTTGCATTGATCACAGTTGTAGACTTTCTTTGGCTTACTAGAATCAACCTGTGGTCTTTGTTGTTGCATTGCTGTCCTGTTCAAGTCACTACTATCCTTATTGGGACTCTTCTTATGGACTCTACTATGTGCAGCAAGACTCAACGGAGACTTGGCGATGAAGCTGCAGCTTGGACACGGCACATCTCTGGTCTGGTTCACCTGATGTGTGTTAAGATGACGTAATACAGCACTCTGGAATGCAAATATTTTGTGACAAACAAGACAGCTGAAGAAGTTTCACCATTCTCATCAGTTTTGACTTCAAATCGTTGAGTAGCTTCCGTTTTAGCTTCATGAACAGAGCATTTGTAACCGGAGTGTTGCAATAATGACAGCCTTTCTTCTTATCTTCCTTAGTATCAATAACTCTAGAAGTCACTTTCTTGGTGGTGTCAGGAACTTCTTTTCCTTTCTTGCTCGGAACAGTCGCATCAAGTTTTTGGCTTTGTTTCTTGCGTGACAAATGTTGATCTTGGTAATGCTGCAAGCAGCGACTCTGGAAACGGTGATAGCGGTGACATTTGAGGCACTCATAAACATTCTTTTTAGTATCTGCATCAATTTCTAGCAGAACAGCTTGACGTAGATGAGCTAGCATTCTCCTATTTCTTTCTTGTCTCTGCAGAAGACAGTATCGGTAGAAAAATCTTCTCGGATAAAAAGCATTATTTCCTTCTTTCAGGAATATCTTCTTCTTCCTCTGTGGATTTTCTTTGTAAGCAGTGATAATTTTGGCAAGAGCTTTCCTTTTCCTCtttgccattttctttttctttttcttgagCCGCTTGTCCTTCTTATCTGCTTCATTACCTTCTTTAACAGCCACACCTGCGCTGGCAGCACTAGGTTCCCTAAggtggtgtttttgttttgttcccTTTGTACTTCCAAGGGTATTCCTAGGTTTTTTCTTTTCTGGAATGGCAACAGACATCTTTTCTGACAAAGGTGGCACTTTGCCATTGGCAATATCACGGAAGTTGGGCATGTTCTGTCTTCGTCCAAGCCTGGTAGATTTAGTCTTAGTTCCCCTGCCATCTTTTCCAGATCTGCATGTGTAAATCTTACTGTGCGTTTTCTTGTGCCCCCACAATTGATTTTTGTGCTTGAAAGTCTTGTTACAGATATCGCAAGTTACAGAAGCTTCAGATGTACCTTCTTTGTCATCTGGTGACTCTTTTCCTTGTCGTGATTCAACTCTTTTAGCAAGCTCTTCACACAATGCTGCTAATTTACCTGGTGATTCTGGACCTTTCTTGGGTGGCCTACCTCTAGCTGGTGATTTCGGGTACTTGTCTTTTCGTCCTTTTCCTGAACTATAAACAACAGAGCGCTGGTACATGAAAGGTGTGTTCAGATTTGTAGCTTGTAAAGACAAAGGCATATTGAGGACCAGTGGCTTCAAGTGTTCATCTGATTCCATCTCTCCTATcccttcatcttcatcttgtgGCATCAAAGTCTTCCTCCCTGGGATATCAAACTGTCTCTTTCTGGAATGCGCATATTGAACTGGCGGTTGCTCTAACGAAGGAGTTATTTTAGGCATAAGCTTTAGCGCTTCTAGCATCTTGTTATCTGGTCTTGGCATAGGCAGATCTTCTTTTTTCTCACTACTAATGACTACCACTTCATCTTTCTTACTCTCCTGTCCAACAGATGATACACTTTCTACTTTTGCAGGCACAACAGGGGCACTTGTTTTAGCAACATAGTAGTTAGCAGCACTTTTAGCATAGCTTGTGGACAATGCCTCTGACAGAGCTCTTTTATCATTGACGCCATGGATATTCTGTAGATGCATTGCTAACCAGTGTCTGTACTTGTAAACAGCTTGACAGAACGGACAGCATAGATGTACAATGCCTTGCTCGAGCTGCTTGTCGGCTACAGTTTGATACACGGGTATGTCAAAGCTCTGTCCACGATACTCATCTGATGTTGGCCGACTGACAGATTCAATGCATTCGTCTGTTCATTTGTGCTGCTGGTACTTGCCCTATTGTATTGACTTTGAGGGTTGTAACTCATCCCTCCCACAGCACTCATTGATGCATTTGGCTCAAGAAGCCTAGGCTGTTTTGCAACTTGTCTTGGATATGCCTCCTTATTACCATCTCCTGTGGAAACCTGGCTAGGTGAATTCAGTGCCTTCTGAGCAAACTCTGGTTTCTTAGGTGGTAGCACTTCATCTGATAATCTCATCCACATGTGGTGGTCATAGTAGCTGATGAAATCCTGGAACTCTTGACGGCAGATGCGACACACATACATCGCCTGGTGACCATCGGATTTGTTGACGGATAGCAAGGCTTGTTGATGACTCAGGTAATGCGTTTTGAGATCGGATTTGGTCAAGTAACAAGTAGGACATAGTCTACAAGGGAAGACTATTACTGAACTCTGCGTCCGCTTGTCCCAGCGATAGACACCGTCTAAGAAATCTGAGAGTCCATCTGGAAGTTCATCATATCCGGTAACCCCAAAGCAAACTGGTTTCTGCCCCATGAACGTGTTATTCAGTTGACATAAGTATTGGGTGTCCGTGAAACGTTTGTGAAGTTTTGCAAGATGATTCAGCATGACCATTGGCTCGCTGGTCTGAAACGGACAGTTGCGGCACTTGATGGCATGCGTTCCTTCCTCAATAGCCTGAAGTTTAACTGCGCAAAAATCTTTATGCTGAAGAAGTACCACAATAGGGCAACCAATGAATGTGTCAATCTCTTTTTCTGGGCATTCTGCTAGTCCAGGAGGAAGCTTTGAGCTCTGAAGAGCAGATGATGGTGATGGATAGGAATGTTGGTAATCATGAGGACCTTTATCCCTTGAGGCTGATGCAGCAAAGGATAGAGTACTGGATGGGTTAGATGCCTTGGCAGAGCTTGATGGAGACGGTCGATATGGCTCTGCTGCTGTTGCTGCAGATGCTTCTGAAGCTGCTAGACCTGCTTGGTACGATGCCATTTTTGTTTTTACCTGTAATGGAgtgaaaaaaaataaatgtgttaTTAACAATTCTTTTTTGTGATGTAATCAATCAAAATAATGACCTGCTTAGCATGTGATATATTTTTTATTCTCAGGCTCTTTACTTTACTTATTCAGGCCCTAGGACAGGTTAAAATTTATAGCTCCTGTGATAGTGAAAGAAAGCTTAAAACATTGAGTACAAAACATTTTACTATCATTCCACTATGCAGCCCTGAAGTGCAAAGCTTAATTACTACCCTACAATATGTTGTAATTATCTCACCCAATGCTTGCACAATAAGCATATCTTTGATCTTTGAATTTCAACTACCTTGATGTTTTTTCATGACTCTAACATGCACATTTTCATATACATTATGTAATATAACCAAAGTTTAGTGCCTAGCTAATTTTGCTATTTAAGGCAAAACAAATGTGTTGTTACGTGTTACCCTTCGCAACTgacccaaaaatttgaaaaaaaaatgcagaaaagTTTGTAATTCATTATATATGCAAGGGAAATACCAGCctaaatttgtaatatttgtgACAAATAAAGATTTTCCATTTGTTAAAATTCTCAATACTGGAATGCTAATTAGAGCCAATTTCTTATATTTGTAGGTCGTAGTTTTGCAGGGCTTCATTTTTTACACCTCCCTATTTTGACACTTTTGAACATTTATTACTGCATAATTAaagtaaagtgtgccgaggcttgtggatcaacgcctaggcattgtgcctgtgtgtagcgcactataaatcactgcgctattattttctttcttttttaacagCCTTACATGCATACATCAAGTTCAACCCCTCATTGAGTGTGTTAAGTGATTCATTGATGTTCAAGTTGAGTAAAAAACCCAAATACAAAGTTAAATGATCAAAATACAATTATTACCAGTGGTGCAATCACATAGGTTTCCAAACAAAGTCTCTCTACAGCATGTCAGAACCAAGCCAACAGAATCTGAAAAAGAAAAGCGATAGAGCAACATATTTCTTGATCTatgcaataatattatattatattttaaagctATTACATATTTACATGTAACCACTACCTTTAATGGGGATATCTTTTGATTTCAAGAAAAACAGTGGCTTGTTTGGTTATCTTTTGATTTGTTGCCCTTGTAGTCTTGGTGGAAATTGAGCAAATTTTAGTCATATCTGGTCAAATgaaccacccagcaaacacaaaacattttatagaaaacgttttaGAGAAGACATTTAAATGTccagttatataaagggtataaaacgttttaatatcattcataaaacatttttcaaaacttaatgcaaaacattctataaTGCTATTAGGTattgacaaaatgtttgccaaaaatgttttgcaataacattttaacaacattttcaaaatgtgatttttcatATTAAGTGTTTTAAAcaagttttcatgacctttatataacctgacatttaaatgatattaaaacgtttcgacttatgacgcaatcagcctaagtcatatatacccagggaattgctgcccggAGCAGCCTAACCTCAGTAGCTACATGTCGGTGATCGTGTGTGTGGCATAcgaggggtcccgggttcgaatctgaggggtaccaagtgacttctttcttcaccttctctcctttttcgtttcttctttcccttccgatagcaaaagaaccacgggtagggttagggttaattgacatgtttttcctagatttaggcctccttaaccctaacccaactaagTTTCattaaagctcactattaaaaccactctgcgtgcatgcattccatgtgacttgatgacgcaatcagcctaagtcatatatacccagggaattacTGCCCGGGGCAGCCTAACCTCGGTAGCTAcatgtcggtgatcgtgtgcatgTCATGCaaggggtcccgggttcgaatcccaggggtaccaagtgacttctttcttcaccttctctccttttttgtttccgatagcaaaaaaaccacagGGGACacgtagggttagggttaagaaggccatgtctaattatgatggaagagttgaaaaaaaacacaaatttgccTTGTCTTTAAAATAAAGTTTTGCTCTGCATTTATGTCCCTTTTCATCCATTGCTTATTACTAATTACAGATCGTCAATATCTGTTATTCACTCACCAATTTATCTTTTGGATCAAATCAATGTCTTCTCTGCTGAGACTATCATCAGTAGAGTCACAATCTCTgctacaaaacaaaaaacataccaAATTTGATTATCCTGAGGATTTGTGTATACTCTCTTGCAGTCCAAACAGATCTCCTCTTGTATTATAATCATACAGAACAATTCCTTCTACAAGCATTATATGACTCTAaaccagggttttttttttgatgaaagagacaGAAGCAAAAACACCTTCCCACAAaagcattacaatagattggtgtTACAATAATATGTGTTtttacagccacctgtatcagtaatataggcTCATAGTTGCTCAAAGTCCAAATAATGTTTTGGTGGAaggtgtctgcctcttgtctgtTTAAATCCTACTCAGGGTAAACTACATGCAATCTGAGAGTTTGTGTGTGTGACTTTCTGAGGAAAGTCactttgatcattttgactgtgttGATAGATCACAAATGGCATAAATAGCAATGTAATCAATGTATGCAGTTGAGGGTGTATGATATTCCAGCTCCActgcacagcagctgaaaggagtatcccatcatgcattgcagtatatctgcttgttccatagcaatgtatacaaaatataaacaagagccgcttagatattgagagctattgatagattcacaatactctatgggtgatattttttgaaacaaaagtctaagcttccctgatttaagagagtaattaaaagttgaagtgtgggattttgtgtacattttctatggcacaatcagttctataatggtaccgcaaagcataatgggatactccctttagctgctgtggcTCCACGGTCAAAGAGTCAGTGGTACTTTAAGTGTGTATTACTGTCTGTACTTtactttgtacatgtatatgggtGTGTTTTCATACGCATATGTGTTCCGTTCCCATTTATTTGTCCCCTCTTAAAAGtaatataaaaatttaaaaagctcATGagctaaaactaccattttttaCTTACTATGTTAGCTGAGCAATTGTTTTATAGCCGTTGAGAAATGGATGTGCACTGATGAAAATAATATTGCAATCAGGTCGCAGTCCCACTTGGGTTCGCCAATCTGGGGGTGGATAAAAAAGGATGATTATTtacaatgaaatttgaaattaTACTTTCTTGtgttattacttattattttaagACTATAAgtagaaagaaacaaaaataagataaatggccgtgtgtcctgaactcgccacccttagcgttacatgacaaatattatgaatttttacaccaaccgggtttctaattagattatctcgacaatcatcaaccccaaactagcaaaagtatacatttttggaaagctgaaggcataagcaattcaaatatatacattgcaactcattatacagggtgacctgcaatttatacagggtggaataaaaaagattttgataaaaaatgggtcactcaatgcattgcttattaccaacgtacagtaataaactggaagtaaacaacattcatttggttagaggatatggagagccaactgattttggaagaaaccaaaatcacagctgtttggtaatctaggaatattgtgtgtcccaaagtatgttagatttttttacaattcaacatattttgaacctaaacattttcccctaacccatacagaaaaaaaatatgtccatatttagattcctcgtcaaatttcccttcagaaaatctatactttgactatgataggataagtaattaagaTTTTACAgtaatttttagattttgaagacatctgcattacttactacagtgtttaatatgacaacgggtagttttgtatggaaaagtttgtatttgctagactaaaccaatcttaaaatattaaaaacaattagtagactTGTTTatctgtaaggccatgagtgttttagatgctaaatagagtccaaatccaatttacagcatttacagaagcagattacgcactaaaaataccaatcccatagagtttgtgtgtaccacatcccccaccaccacatcccccaccaccgccaccctgcccattctgaattctatgaagcacagtgtcagtattaaaaggttcaagtatttctttttacagggttgaaagtgcattttatttagcaataaaatgagaccacaagcatgacaataccttcttgcttgacagagatattatcatttgttttgagtcaactttggcaaaatgtaacgtcgccacctttttttggtggcgagctcaagacacacgaccaaatgcaaacaatacaaacaatattttattttacactCAATACAAGAATGCATATGCATACAGCTCTTGGTCCAGCAACAAAAAATCAACCAAAAGAAACAATGGGTCCACAATATAGGTCTGTTCTGTTGTATATATAGAACCTAAAATCCTGGAAAAAGGTTTTGGGACACATTACTACCATCAGTACCATGCATTGAAATTGACCCTCCTCCAGTACAATGTT carries:
- the LOC140154044 gene encoding LOW QUALITY PROTEIN: uncharacterized protein (The sequence of the model RefSeq protein was modified relative to this genomic sequence to represent the inferred CDS: deleted 1 base in 1 codon), whose product is MHLQNIHGVNDKRALSEALSTSYAKSAANYYVAKTSAPVVPAKVESVSSVGQESKKDEVVVISSEKKEDLPMPRPDNKMLEALKLMPKITPSLEQPPVQYAHSRKRQFDIPGRKTLMPQDEDEGIGEMESDEHLKPLVLNMPLSLQATNLNTPFMYQRSVVYSSGKGRKDKYPKSPARGRPPKKGPESPGKLAALCEELAKRVESRQGKESPDDKEGTSEASVTCDICNKTFKHKNQLWGHKKTHSKIYTCRSGKDGRGTKTKSTRLGRRQNMPNFRDIANGKVPPLSEKMSVAIPEKKKPRNTLGSTKGTKQKHHLREPSAASAGVAVKEGNEADKKDKRLKKKKKKMAKRKRKALAKIITAYKENPQRKKKIFLKEGNNAFYPRRFFYRYCLLQRQERNRRMLAHLRQAVLLEIDADTKKNVYECLKCHRYHRFQSRCLQHYQDQHLSRKKQSQKLDATVPSKKGKEVPDTTKKVTSRVIDTKEDKKKGCHYCNTPVTNALFMKLKRKLLNDLKSKLMRMVKLLQLSCLSQNICIPECCITSLNTHQVNQTRDVPCPSCSFIAKSPLSLAAHSRVHKKSPNKDSSDLNRTAMQQQRPQVDSSKPKKVYNCDQCKSAFYNFNALRLHKTMHKDYFPYRCSQCPACFKKAEDMYDHIQQMHPTKNQFKCNKCTYSSSSYTTLLKHERGHDREENKMKALRSPLWKKDVAMPPPDTAPGSSGMNAGALDLRMTSSKDRPSPEKDENSETNVKISDKQSEIDDKVGPGKGTVNIEMVKGDEKKIENGEKKKEKVKVPTEAEIIESLSVKFNKVEVASGSDEGWFFCTECSFTTNVQDSYLRHFKMHERAEMLTCDECQFPVLDQQGLEEHMLKAHNKNVSKLSCDMCQYVTSVPERMVRHKRLHKKMTLQCDHCGYRTPEKRFMIRHILTVHEQQRPFNCEKCNYATAYKHHLKRHYRLHKQQILQCPKCVHCTLDEKLMLHHIQSHKTNTTNVKCDVCNREFVNSKSLAIHKSRDHGKQSLSVEDAINHMTPGRQYRCEISSVKTHQETPLQLHTVSAQEGVPEVYKCKQCPYKTTHQSSITLHMMQEHIEESDIQMKIKDLRDVKQCAQCGFCTTKDQLDAHMRSHLEKDVYTCDECNFKTSHFYALSRHTCIQEAGGSSEVMDKQEKIKSRNKESGPEANKQDEIQEVDNQEGKHGDSEMTKLDEVQELDQQGTSQGSQSTEEDDDDLKKSKADEVQETDEQGMIQEIVEDGNIQGEQQEQAIDLNKDTPPVDQMLQIKTEPGSIPTEVTKAPEVIQPSTKVKQSQENNNETPEPVLQQQPGAICQLCQKTYETENHLKNHVKIDHTHLVVNAQNPFVCVLCPYSSCSEKEARRHLGLHNYEQEFKCEFCVFSTATASSIATHRKVHRNNKRHSTLTSKRKNACLRVPATLIGNYASGILIDVGGVQKRRYPCKFCGDVFQVAEEWQHHERRHLMVWNMEHAAEASK